One genomic window of Bacteroidota bacterium includes the following:
- a CDS encoding asparaginase yields MAIRILITGGTFDKEYNELDGTLFFKDTHLPEMLRLGRCNVPYQIETLMMIDSLEMTERHRKTILDRCRTSTEHAIVITHGTDTMEHTAKVLGMAGIEGKTIVLTGAMIPYKFGSSDGLFNLGSALAFVQSLPAGVYIAMNGKCFKWDNVRKDKKAGLFREIKES; encoded by the coding sequence ATGGCAATCCGGATACTCATCACCGGCGGAACGTTCGACAAGGAGTACAACGAACTCGACGGCACACTGTTTTTCAAGGACACGCATTTGCCGGAAATGCTGCGGCTTGGCCGCTGCAATGTGCCGTACCAGATTGAGACGCTCATGATGATTGACAGCCTGGAAATGACGGAGAGGCACCGGAAAACGATCCTCGACCGCTGCCGGACTTCAACAGAACACGCCATTGTTATCACACACGGAACCGACACAATGGAACACACTGCCAAAGTGCTCGGAATGGCCGGTATTGAAGGCAAGACCATCGTCCTGACCGGGGCGATGATACCCTACAAATTCGGCAGTTCGGACGGCCTGTTCAACCTGGGAAGCGCGCTCGCTTTTGTCCAGTCGCTTCCGGCAGGAGTGTACATTGCCATGAACGGGAAATGTTTCAAATGGGATAACGTGAGGAAGGATAAAAAGGCGGGCCTCTTTCGGGAAATCAAAGAGTCATAA